The Sediminicola sp. YIK13 genomic sequence TCAAATACAGGCTCCATCACTTTAATCGCAATGGCGGAAATTATGGATTTTCGAATATCGGACGCCTCATAATTTTTGCCATAAAAATCACGTATGGTCCTTGCCAAGGCTTCCCTAAATGCAGATTGATGTGTCCCCCCCTGTGTGGTATGCTGACCATTCACAAAAGAATGGTATTCCTCGCTATATTGTGTTTTGCTATGTGTTAGGGCAACCTCAATATCCTCTCCCTTTAAATGGATTACAGGATAAAGCATATCATCTTTGGAATTGTTGTCCTCCAGTAAATCTTTTAAACCATTATCTGAATGGAATTTCTCCCCATTGAAAATGATTGTCAGCCCTGGGTTTAAATACACATAGTATTTGAGCATGCGCTCCACATACTCATTCCTGTATTTGTATTTTTTGAAGATAACCTCGTCCGGAATAAAGGAAACCTTGGTTCCTTTTCGTTTCGATGATTCCACAGGACCATCTTCGGAGACCAGATTACCTTGATGGAATTCTGCTGTTTTTAATTTGTTTTCTCGTGAGGATTCTACTTTGAAAAAAGTGGACAATGCATTGACTGCTTTTGTACCGACCCCATTTAATCCTACAGATTTCTTGAAGGCCTTGCTATCATACTTACCACCTGTATTCATTTTGGAAACTACATCCACCACTTTACCCAAAGGGATTCCCCGGCCATAATCACGGACACTGACCACATTATCCTTTATACTGATATCTATGGTCTTCCCTGCACCCATTACAAATTCATCAATACAGTTATCTAAAACTTCCTTAAGAAGAATATAGATACCATCATCTGCAGAAGATCCATCTCCCAATTTACCAATATACATTCCAGGTCGCATACGAATATGCTCCTTCCAATCCAATGAACGTATATTATCTTCGGTATATTGGGTATTTTCCATTAATTATGTATTTTAAGGCGCGTTGCTAATATAGGGAGTGTTCTAAAAAGATAAAAACACTACTTGTTAAAGTAATTAACAATAGCTTGTATTCATTTGTTGATATAGATTGTGTTCCAAGGGATTTCGATTTCAGCAACGGAAATCGAAAATCATAAATACTTGAAGGACCTAAATTAGAATATAGTAAAAATACAATAAACAAGCCTAATACTAAAACCGCATTTATAAAGATGTGACTAACTCAGGGCAGCAATAAAAATAAAAATGATTAAGCTCTTTTTAACTTGATCAATTTACGTTTTATAAGTTCAAAGTGCCAGATCAACGAAAAAGAAGCTGATATCAAATTTTAATCCAAATTGAGAAAATAATACAATGACGATAAAAAGATCTTATAGTATATGTTTGGCATAATTATTGTATAAAATATTCTATACCTGTATAGTATACTCTATACATCTAAAAATCAAAAACATGAAAAAATTCATCCTTTGCCCCGTTTTATGCCTTTTTGCAAGTCTCGGCTTTGCACAAGAAAACTTAAAAACAGTATTTGGTACCGTTTCTGACGATTTTGGGGAGCTAAGGGATGTAAATATTTCAATTGAAGGAAAAACAAATACTGCGATATCCGATGCTAACGGAAAATATGAGATATCTACCCAGGCAGGAGATATCTTGGTATTTAACCGCATGGGTATGTTGCCATTGGAAATTACGGTAGAAGATGTTACAAGAGTGCTGAATGTTAGAATGTACGAAAAAACAGAGAATTTAGAGGGGGTAACCGTAACAAAATCCTTAAAGAATCAGAATGAATTAGCCATAGAATATAGAACCAATCCTAAGATAATAAGATCAGCTTTTGGTTATTGGGATGCTGACGCAACCAGTTTTTCATTGCGTGTAATTGATAAAAAGCAGATTAATCCAGGTGCTTTTGATTTGGCAACGGTTATCCGAAGTAGGTTTCCTGGAATCAAAGTAATACGCTCATCTGATCTTATGGAAACAAAAATCATGTTACGTGTTCAGGGGAGTTTAGGCCTGAAGCCTGCGGGCTATGACATCGACGGATTAATTACCCAACAGTTCCCATTTTTTATTGATCCCCAGAATATTGAGCGTATTGCCATAGTAGCTTCTATGAATGGTCTTACGAAATATGGGACTTTAGGTAATGGTGGTATAATAGTGATCAATACAAAAACTGCGCGCTTTGAACCAAAAGATGAAAATGGTGAAATTATTGATGTGGCTCGTGTTCATGACAATAAATACTTCGACAATGTACTCGAAAATAAAGATGTGATCAATGAGCCAACATACCTTCAAGATTTGAATACTGCAAAAGATCTGAAGGAAGCTATTTCCATATACAATGCTAATGCAATAAAATATTCAAGTTCCTATTTCTATTTTTTGGATGCTTACGACTACTTTGCCAATAAAATTAAGAATCAATCTTTTGCCGAAAATATTATCTCTGAACATTGGTCATTATTTACAAATAATCCCGTCAACTTAAAATCATTGGCATATATGTACCAAGCTAGAGGTGAGTATGAAAAGGCCAACCACATTTACAAAGAGGTCTTTAAATTGCGACCTAATTATGCGCAGTCTTATTTGGACCTAGCAAACAGTTATCAGGAAATTGATGCCTACCAGAAGGCAGCTTCTATATACTCTCGATATGGATATTTGTTGGAGGAAGACTTTCTTAACGATGACCAAAAAATCTTTACACAGATTATGGATCGGGAACTGAACAACCTTATTAAACTCAAAGGCAATGAACTGCTATCAAAGGACCACAAAAAAAAGTTTATCCTAGACGAATATTTCGATGGTACACGGCTAGTATTCGAATGGGCCGACAGTGAAGCTGAGTTTAATTTACAGTTTGTCAATCCCGAAATGCGCTATTTTAATTGGAACCATAATAACCGAGATAATGCTGAAAGAGTCAAGGATGAAAAATCCTTGGGATATGCAACCGAGGAATTTTTGATAGATAGTTCCATTAATGGCAATTGGCAGGTGAACATCAACTATTTAGGCAACAAAAGCCTTACCCCTACCTATTTTAAGGTTGATATCTACTATAACTATGGCAGCCCATACCAGAAGAAGGAAACCAAAGTATTTAAACTGAGCCTTAAAAACATTAACCAACGCCTGTTCCAGATCAACAGTGGTAATGTCATAGTTTCTAAATAACAGTTGTAGTATATTCTGATGAAAACTTATTATAGATCTAATGATCTGGGGATTTTGTCCCAATTTAGTTCCAAAGATTTACTACCCAATGACAGATAATGAGATACTTGTTGGTCGTAACGCATTATTTTTTTAGATGTGTTGGAACTTTTTACGTGTATTACAAAATGGCCTCGCTTTTAAAGTGAGGCCATTTCTAATTGTAACTATGTTTTTAAATTACTGGTGATTACTCCAAATAGGTCCTTGGCGATGCTATGGGCAGACTATTTCAAAAATCTTACCTCGTATCCAATAATTGCAGACAACTTAAACACACTACATTAACAAAGGTTAGTTTTTGATCTATTTATTTAATTACAGAATTGATCGTCTTCCAATTGGCTTTAAGATCGCTGTAGGTTCAAATATATGGACCATCATAAACCAAACATTACCTAAAAAAACAGGTAAGCTACCTACACATTAAAACGAAAGTGCATTACATCACCATCTTTTACAATATACTCTTTGCCCTCTACTTTCATTTTGCCCGCCTCTTTAACCTTGGTTTCACTTCCAAAGGCAACAAAATCATCATAAGCGATCACTTCTGCACGGATAAATCCTTTCTCAAAATCGGTGTGAATTACTCCAGCTGCCTGAGGCGCCGTAGCTCCTACTGGAATAGTCCATGCCCTTACCTCTTTGACACCTGCCGTGAAATAGGTTTCAAGATTTAATAATTTATATGCCCCGCGAATTAATTTGGCAGATCCAGGCTCTTTAAGACCAAGATCTTCCAAGAACATTTGTCGCTCTTCATACGTTTCCAGTTCAGTAATGTCAGCCTCAGTTCCCACTGCCAAAAATATTACTTCTGCATTCTCGTCCTTGACCGCTTCTTTTACTTTATCCACATAGCTATTTCCAGTAGTGGCCGACTCTTCATCTACGTTACAGACATACATTACAGGTTTATCTGTAATAAACTGCAATGGCTTTACAAATTCGTTTCTGTCTTCTTTGCTAAATTCAAGGGCGCGAATAGAAGTTCCCGCTTCTAATCCTTGTTTAATTTTCAAAAGTACAGCCTCTTCCTTTTGCGCTTCCTTATTTCCAGTTTTGGCAGCACGTTTCACTTTTTCAAGCTTTTTGTCTACCGTTTCAAGATCTTTTAATTGCAATTCCATATCAATAGTCTCCTTATCTCGAATAGGGTTGATAGATCCATCTACATGGACAATATTGTCATTATCAAAGCATCTCAGCACATGAAGAATTGCATCTGTTTCACGGATATTGCCCAAAAATTGGTTTCCAAGACCTTCTCCCTTACTTGCTCCCTTTACCAACCCGGCAATGTCAACTATTTCTACTGTTGCTGGCAATACGCGCTCCGGATTGACCAAAGATTCTAATTTCTCCAATCTCGAGTCGGGAACATTTACTACCCCTATATTAGGTTCTATGGTACAAAAAGGAAAATTGGCGCTTTGTGCTTTCGCATTTGATAGACAATTAAAAAGTGTTGATTTACCTACGTTTGGTAATCCTACAATACCTGCTTTCATTCTTTCATTCTTTTGAGGGTGCAAATATAGTTCTAAAAAGCAAATATGTAAACATCAAATCTACAAACAATAACATGAGGGAAAGGCCCATTCACTTAATTATGATTTAAAAGTTGAGGCATCTTTATATCCATGAGGAATAGAAAAAGATATATCATAATTGAAACTGTCTGAATTTCTAGTCCGAATGGTAAGGGTATGATTTAGTAGAAAATTATCCCTATCTAATGACGAATTAAAAAATCAACCTCTCTCATTATTGGTCAATCATAAATATTAGTCTGTACGTAATAATTCATAAAAAAATGTTAATTCATAAAATTTTCACTATTTTCGTCAACATATTAACTCAAACTTTAATTTATATGAAATTGTTTTATGCTTTTACAGCATTTCTTTTACTGTCAGTTACTACTGCTTTTGCGCAGAATTCGGTTTCTGGAACAGTAAAAGATGACGCAGGTTTGCCCCTGGCAGGAGTGAACATTGTAGAAAAAGGTACTAATAATGGAACATCAACCAATTTTGATGGGAACTATGAAATATCTGTGGCAGATAATGCCACATTGGTATTCAGTTATGTTGGATTTGCAACTACGGAAGTGAATGTTGGAGGTCAGTCAACAATCAATGTTACGCTTGCAGAAGGAATGCAACTGGAAGAATTTATTGTAGTAGGTTCACGTACAGCACCTAGAAGTAATGCGGACACGCCCTTACCTGTAGATGTTATTGGAGCCAAGGAATTGACTTCCACTGGACAAATGACCTTTGACAAGGCCTTGCAGTACAGGATTCCATCTTTTAACACGGTACAAACTCCGGTAAATGATGCGACCTCCTTATTGGATCCTTATGAAATAAGAAACATGGGACCAAGTAGAACATTGATCTTGATCAACGGAAAAAGGAAAAATTTAAGTGCCTTATTATACACCCAGACTTCACCGGGTAGAGGTGAAACGGGTGCTGATATCTCAGCAATCCCAACAGACGCCATCAAAAGAGTTGAAATACTAAGAGATGGAGCTTCTGCGCAATATGGTTCTGATGCCATAGCCGGGGTAATGAACATTATTCTAAAAGATAGCCCAAATGTAGGTTCAGCAACAATTAGAACTGGTATTACCTCTGAAGGTGATGGTGAAATGTTTGGAGTTGCCGTTAATAATGGGACTAGCATTGGTGAAGACAAAGGTTTTGTAAACTATACTGTGGACCTTTCAAAGGTAAACATAGCGAACAGACCAGGTACAGTTGATGCCGCTGGAGAATTTGGTGATTTTTTCGACCCTGATGCAGCCGAATTGTTAACGTTATCTGATGTGGAAGAATTTTTATCAAGAAGACCTGATGCCGGCAATATAAATGGTTCTCCTGAAACGGCAGCTGCTAAATTTTCAGTAAACTTTGGTTACGACTTAAGTGAAAATACTGAATTATATGGTAATGCGGCTTATGTTTATAAGTCAGTAAACAGTTTTGCCAATTACAGAACGCCTTATTGGAGAACATTAGATGAAAATACTGGATTTCCATATTTAGCGGATTTTTTTCCTGGAAACAACCCAAATAATAGAAATGGATATGATGGGTATTTACCAACTTTTGAAGGGTTGTTAAGTGATTACAACGCTACTATTGGTTTTAAATCTACTATCAATGACTGGAACATAGATGCTAGTTTTACAACTGGTGGAAATACACAGACTTACAAAGTGAATAATACACATAATAGAAATTTTGTATACTCTCCTTCTACTTGGGTTGATACCAATGGTAACGGATCTATAGATGATGGCGAAGTAACCGAAGGTTCTCAATTGTACAGAGAGAACAGTCAGCAGTCATTCGATCCGGGTGGAACTGCTTTCTCCCATAATGTAGGGAATATAGATATTTCAAGAATACTTTCTGATAAAGTAAGTATAGGTGTTGGTGCTGAGTTCAGGACCGAAACCTTTGAAGTTATTGAAGGTGAACTAGCTTCTTATGATGGTGGAGGTGCGGATTCCTTTGCAGGTGCATCCCCTCAAAATTCTGGTAAATTTAACCGTTATAATATTGGTGGTTACTTTAGTTTGGATTATGATGTATCTGATGAATTTCTATTAAGTGGAACTATTCGTACTGAGAACTATTCTGATTTTGGTAATGCTTTTGTATACAAGTTCAGCTCACGTTATAAAGTTAGTGATGCCTTTACTTTAAGAGGTTCGCTTTCTTCCGGTTTCAGAGCTCCTACCCTTCACCAAATCTTTACTCAAAAAGCCCAGTATAGCTTTATTCCGGGTCAAGGTATCCAAGTTGGTGGTTTAATCAACAATGTATCTACTCAGGCAAAATTATTGGGTATCCCTCAATTGGATGCCGAAACATCTCAAAATTTCACAATTGGATTTGGTGGTAAAATCGCGGGTGGATTTAGCTATACCCTTGATTATTACAATATTACTGTTGAAGACCGGATTGTATTAGGTGCTGAAATAAGTGCTACTGGCGATGCTAATAATCCTTTGGATGTTCTTTTAGCATCCAATAACTTAAGTGATGTCAGTTTCTTTTCGAATGCACTTGATACTAAGACGTCAGGGATAGACGCCGTATTGAGCTATCAAAATATTGCCTTAGGCCAAGGGTTACTTGATTTAAACTTATCTGGGAACTATACACTTCAAAACGAACGTGATGGTGCTGTTAAAGACATTCCTTTAGTTGCCAATGCGGGACAGTCAGTTGTAAACGATACCCAAGAGGCTCTGTTTTTTACTTCTAGACCAGTGACAAAATGGATTTTAGGGGCAAATTATGACATCAACAAGTTTGGGATCTCTTTAAACAACACTTATTTTGGTAAGACTACATTCCAGCAACAAGGAATGGATAGTAATATATTTACAGAGTTTACACCAAAAATTGTAACCGATTTGGGGATTAATTATAATGCAACTGAAAAACTTACTCTTGCACTTAATATAAATAATATACTGGATGTATTACCTGAATGGAGCTTTAAATCTAAGAATGCGGCAGGAGATGCTATTTTAGCAGATGCTGCTCAAGTACAAAATCAGTCTAACCTGATTACATTCAACCAACGTTACTCTCAAATGACTTATGATGGATACCATTTTAGTCAATTAGGAACAATGTTGAATTTTTCAGTGAACTACAGATTCTAGAAAACTATCATGTATATTGAAAAAAGCTACCTATTTTTAGGTAGCTTTTTGTTGTTACTTACGTATCTCAAAATTATCCAAGGCATCTACTACCATCTTTAATGAATTATAATACCGAATACAAAACCATAACAGTAATACGTAAAACAAATAAGGTAAATTTTATTCTGGCGAAGTGGTGGTCTTGTTTACTTGGTTAGTGACTTAAATAATTAAATCTACTGTAAAAAATACCAATTTTTGTAGTACTTCGGAAGGAAACTCCATAAAAAAGCACTACACCCAATCACTAAAGGCTTTGATACTTTTGTGAACGTTGCTAAAAAAAGCAAATAAAAAAAGCCCAATCGTCTGATTGGGCTTTTTTTTATTAATAATACCAATTATTATCCTTCTGGGTGCATAAAACGCTGCTTTGCCAGTAATTCTTCTTCTGTTTCCACATGACTGTCATCTGGAACGCAACAATCCACCGGACATACTGCGGCGCATTGTGGTTCTTCATGGAAGCCCATGCATTCCGTGCACTTGTCAGGAGAGATATAATAAATTTCGTCACTTATTGGCTCTTGTACTTCATCGGCATCCACTTCAGAGCCATTTGGCAATACCACCTTCCCGGATAAGGAAGTACCATCACTATATCTCCAATCATCTGCTCCTTCGTAAATTGCGGTATTTGGACATTCCGGTTCACAAGCCCCACAATTTATACATTCATCAGTTATTATAATTGCCATATTTTTCTTTTTCTATTGCTTACTTTTGCACAAAGGTAAATCCTATTAAAACACTATACAAATATAATGACTGAGCTTGAACTGAGATTAGAAGCATTTGTTAAACTTGGTGGTTTGTTCCGAGAGTTTTGTGAATTTTCCAATAAAAGTGATCACAATCAAGAATCCGCTAATGAATGGTTTATACAATTCGATGAAACGATTACTTTAGCTGGACATAAAAATGGATGGTTCATTAAAGATAATATCCTTTTTTGTTTAGAAAAATGGGGAGCACTTTTGACTGAAGAAAATCTTGTCAAATGGCTGTCACACTATGATATTGATCAAAATAAACCAAAGACTGTCGCTCTGATAATGGCCGGCAATATACCTTTGGTCGGTTTTCATGATTTTATGGTAACAATTTTAACAGGGAACAAAGCCTTGATAAAATTATCCTCCAATGATAATGTCCTACTGCCCTTTGTGATAAAATATTTAATCGACATTGCCCCTACTCTTGAAAATAAAATTACCATTACTGAAGGCCAAATGAAGGGTTTTGATGTAGTGGTTGCCACTGGAAGTGATAACACTTCAAGATACTTCGAGCATTATTTTGGAAATAAACCTAATATTATTAGAAGAAACAGAAATTCAGTGGCCGTTCTGACGGGTAATGAAACCACAGCACAATTAAATGCGCTGGGAGAGGATATTTTCAGATACTACGGGCTTGGTTGCAGAAGTGTATCCAAGCTTTTTGTTCCCAAAAACTATAATTTCAATGTCTTTTTTGAGGCTATCTTTTCCTTTAACCCAATAATTAATCAAGTAAAGTATTCCAACAATTATGATTACAACAAGGCTGTTTATCTAATGAGTGAATTTAAGTTACTGGATAATGGTTTTTTAATGCTCAAAGAGGACGAAAGTTATTCTTCCCCCATAGCCACTGTATTTTACGAGACCTACGATTCGCTAAACGATTTGGAATTAAAACTTAAAAAAGAAAAGGAAAAAATACAATGCGTTGTTGGCAAGGGGATTATAGATGGGGAAATTGCGTTTGGAGAAACGCAGAATCCAAATTTATCGGACTATGCCGATGGGATTGATACCGTAGAATTTCTGATAAACGCATAAAATTACTTGATTTTACCTATTTAATTTGGTCATAATTAATGAACTTTACCACTTAAACATTTCACCACCCATGAAAAAACATAATTTTAGTGCAGGACCTTGTGTCCTTCCTCAAGAAGTAATACTTAAATCAGCCGAAGCCATACAGGATTTTAATGGATCGGGGTTGTCTCTAATAGAAATATCTCACCGTAGTAAGGATTTTGTAGCTGTTATGGATAAGGCTCAAGCCTTGGCTTTGGAGTTGTTGGGATTGGAAAACAAAGGCTATAAAGCCCTCTTTTTACATGGAGGAGCAAGTCTTCAGTTTTTAATGACCGCCTATAACCTATTGGAGAAAAAAGCAGGATACTTGAATACGGGAACTTGGAGTGATAAAGCGATAAAGGAGGCCAAACTTTTCGGGGAGGTACTTGAGGTAGGTTCTTCCAAATCTGAAGGCTACAACCATATCCCTAAGATGTACGGCGTACCCAATGACCTAGATTACTTACATTTAACCTCGAACAATACAATTTACGGAACACAAATAAAAAACTTCCCAAATGTAAATGTCCCACTTGTTTGTGATATGAGTTCTGACATTTTTTCGAGACAGCTCGACTTTTCTAAATTTGATTTGATCTATGCCGGGGCACAAAAAAATATGGGTCCAGCAGGGACTACTTTAGTCGTGGTAAAAGAATCCATATTAGGAAAAGTGAGCCGAAAGATTCCCTCTATGATGGATTATCAGGTACATATTTCCAAAGAAAGCATGTTCAATACCCCTGCCGTATTTCCTGTATATGTTTCCATGTTAACCCTGGAATGGCT encodes the following:
- a CDS encoding DNA topoisomerase IV subunit B — its product is MENTQYTEDNIRSLDWKEHIRMRPGMYIGKLGDGSSADDGIYILLKEVLDNCIDEFVMGAGKTIDISIKDNVVSVRDYGRGIPLGKVVDVVSKMNTGGKYDSKAFKKSVGLNGVGTKAVNALSTFFKVESSRENKLKTAEFHQGNLVSEDGPVESSKRKGTKVSFIPDEVIFKKYKYRNEYVERMLKYYVYLNPGLTIIFNGEKFHSDNGLKDLLEDNNSKDDMLYPVIHLKGEDIEVALTHSKTQYSEEYHSFVNGQHTTQGGTHQSAFREALARTIRDFYGKNYEASDIRKSIISAIAIKVMEPVFESQTKTKLGSTDMGGDFPTVRTYINDFVGKQLDNYLHKNPDTAEKLQRKIMQAERERKELSGIRKLAKDRAKKASLHNKKLRDCRVHLGDMKNEKRLESTLFITEGDSASGSITKSRNVNTQAVFSLRGKPLNSYGMSKKIVYENEEFNLLQAALNIEESMEDLRYNNVVIATDADVDGMHIRLLLITFFLQFFPELIKENHLYILQTPLFRVRNKKETIYCYSEEERKDAIEKLSGKPEITRFKGLGEISPDEFQHFIGDDIRLEPVMLDKALSIESLLEFYMGKNTPDRQKFIIENLKVELDLVKDN
- a CDS encoding carboxypeptidase-like regulatory domain-containing protein; translation: MKKFILCPVLCLFASLGFAQENLKTVFGTVSDDFGELRDVNISIEGKTNTAISDANGKYEISTQAGDILVFNRMGMLPLEITVEDVTRVLNVRMYEKTENLEGVTVTKSLKNQNELAIEYRTNPKIIRSAFGYWDADATSFSLRVIDKKQINPGAFDLATVIRSRFPGIKVIRSSDLMETKIMLRVQGSLGLKPAGYDIDGLITQQFPFFIDPQNIERIAIVASMNGLTKYGTLGNGGIIVINTKTARFEPKDENGEIIDVARVHDNKYFDNVLENKDVINEPTYLQDLNTAKDLKEAISIYNANAIKYSSSYFYFLDAYDYFANKIKNQSFAENIISEHWSLFTNNPVNLKSLAYMYQARGEYEKANHIYKEVFKLRPNYAQSYLDLANSYQEIDAYQKAASIYSRYGYLLEEDFLNDDQKIFTQIMDRELNNLIKLKGNELLSKDHKKKFILDEYFDGTRLVFEWADSEAEFNLQFVNPEMRYFNWNHNNRDNAERVKDEKSLGYATEEFLIDSSINGNWQVNINYLGNKSLTPTYFKVDIYYNYGSPYQKKETKVFKLSLKNINQRLFQINSGNVIVSK
- the ychF gene encoding redox-regulated ATPase YchF, which encodes MKAGIVGLPNVGKSTLFNCLSNAKAQSANFPFCTIEPNIGVVNVPDSRLEKLESLVNPERVLPATVEIVDIAGLVKGASKGEGLGNQFLGNIRETDAILHVLRCFDNDNIVHVDGSINPIRDKETIDMELQLKDLETVDKKLEKVKRAAKTGNKEAQKEEAVLLKIKQGLEAGTSIRALEFSKEDRNEFVKPLQFITDKPVMYVCNVDEESATTGNSYVDKVKEAVKDENAEVIFLAVGTEADITELETYEERQMFLEDLGLKEPGSAKLIRGAYKLLNLETYFTAGVKEVRAWTIPVGATAPQAAGVIHTDFEKGFIRAEVIAYDDFVAFGSETKVKEAGKMKVEGKEYIVKDGDVMHFRFNV
- a CDS encoding TonB-dependent receptor, producing the protein MKLFYAFTAFLLLSVTTAFAQNSVSGTVKDDAGLPLAGVNIVEKGTNNGTSTNFDGNYEISVADNATLVFSYVGFATTEVNVGGQSTINVTLAEGMQLEEFIVVGSRTAPRSNADTPLPVDVIGAKELTSTGQMTFDKALQYRIPSFNTVQTPVNDATSLLDPYEIRNMGPSRTLILINGKRKNLSALLYTQTSPGRGETGADISAIPTDAIKRVEILRDGASAQYGSDAIAGVMNIILKDSPNVGSATIRTGITSEGDGEMFGVAVNNGTSIGEDKGFVNYTVDLSKVNIANRPGTVDAAGEFGDFFDPDAAELLTLSDVEEFLSRRPDAGNINGSPETAAAKFSVNFGYDLSENTELYGNAAYVYKSVNSFANYRTPYWRTLDENTGFPYLADFFPGNNPNNRNGYDGYLPTFEGLLSDYNATIGFKSTINDWNIDASFTTGGNTQTYKVNNTHNRNFVYSPSTWVDTNGNGSIDDGEVTEGSQLYRENSQQSFDPGGTAFSHNVGNIDISRILSDKVSIGVGAEFRTETFEVIEGELASYDGGGADSFAGASPQNSGKFNRYNIGGYFSLDYDVSDEFLLSGTIRTENYSDFGNAFVYKFSSRYKVSDAFTLRGSLSSGFRAPTLHQIFTQKAQYSFIPGQGIQVGGLINNVSTQAKLLGIPQLDAETSQNFTIGFGGKIAGGFSYTLDYYNITVEDRIVLGAEISATGDANNPLDVLLASNNLSDVSFFSNALDTKTSGIDAVLSYQNIALGQGLLDLNLSGNYTLQNERDGAVKDIPLVANAGQSVVNDTQEALFFTSRPVTKWILGANYDINKFGISLNNTYFGKTTFQQQGMDSNIFTEFTPKIVTDLGINYNATEKLTLALNINNILDVLPEWSFKSKNAAGDAILADAAQVQNQSNLITFNQRYSQMTYDGYHFSQLGTMLNFSVNYRF
- a CDS encoding 4Fe-4S dicluster domain-containing protein, whose translation is MAIIITDECINCGACEPECPNTAIYEGADDWRYSDGTSLSGKVVLPNGSEVDADEVQEPISDEIYYISPDKCTECMGFHEEPQCAAVCPVDCCVPDDSHVETEEELLAKQRFMHPEG
- a CDS encoding acyl-CoA reductase yields the protein MTELELRLEAFVKLGGLFREFCEFSNKSDHNQESANEWFIQFDETITLAGHKNGWFIKDNILFCLEKWGALLTEENLVKWLSHYDIDQNKPKTVALIMAGNIPLVGFHDFMVTILTGNKALIKLSSNDNVLLPFVIKYLIDIAPTLENKITITEGQMKGFDVVVATGSDNTSRYFEHYFGNKPNIIRRNRNSVAVLTGNETTAQLNALGEDIFRYYGLGCRSVSKLFVPKNYNFNVFFEAIFSFNPIINQVKYSNNYDYNKAVYLMSEFKLLDNGFLMLKEDESYSSPIATVFYETYDSLNDLELKLKKEKEKIQCVVGKGIIDGEIAFGETQNPNLSDYADGIDTVEFLINA
- the serC gene encoding 3-phosphoserine/phosphohydroxythreonine transaminase, with product MKKHNFSAGPCVLPQEVILKSAEAIQDFNGSGLSLIEISHRSKDFVAVMDKAQALALELLGLENKGYKALFLHGGASLQFLMTAYNLLEKKAGYLNTGTWSDKAIKEAKLFGEVLEVGSSKSEGYNHIPKMYGVPNDLDYLHLTSNNTIYGTQIKNFPNVNVPLVCDMSSDIFSRQLDFSKFDLIYAGAQKNMGPAGTTLVVVKESILGKVSRKIPSMMDYQVHISKESMFNTPAVFPVYVSMLTLEWLKNLGGIQAIEEINNKKAQLLYSEIDLNPLFKGYSVKEDRSTMNATFNLTDEKLQTTFDAMWKEAGINGLSGHRSVGGYRASMYNALTLESVGVLVDIMSEMERKA